From the genome of Perca flavescens isolate YP-PL-M2 chromosome 12, PFLA_1.0, whole genome shotgun sequence, one region includes:
- the plvapa gene encoding plasmalemma vesicle associated protein a isoform X1, whose translation MYSRVSKSRPHAQKKMQYRSKGKGCGYYMRIVFFFSSLIQSLIIVSLVLFLVYGKTQDSASTTRIQDLEESFSRLSIENVALRLQRKNLTNLLNATLTEKARNDWDLVKLRYYSNISVVFIQDIDKKLQECQREVFYYKSTARCPTTSVQMTDNCNCGLLSERMKARLDLVESNFTQTIQRMRMEMDQTAKDRDTISLEAIRLRRDKATHEKEVEFFRQKCKDDFAQSLSGISNVSKAFLEKISSLFPSHIAFQLTCPKQRDHLEQIRTNCTSLSMEVEDKFQRYLDSVGGQVSAIQAESSRLKAENWRLSDDYRWCTMNRTGLIQQHGQNLNKLQQKHDEEKERLLIDKMRLNGDLEILTHSVKYKNKEVDHLTEQIKYLNASCIPKTGFVAGGSRSGTQPQPGWGIGGGSSSASSSSSIGGQPSRAGSGGLSSSFGTFGSTFNKPASNGAGSSSSSVLSSGSGSSLGSAFNKPVSNGAGSSSLSVLSSGLGSSTGSGFNRLGQGSIGAGSSSSSVLSSGSGSSTGSGFNRLGQGSIGAGSSSSSVLSPGSGSSTGSGFNRLGQGSIGAGSSSSSVLSPGSGSSTGSGFNRLGQGSIGAGSSSSSVLSPGSGSSTGSGFNTGGGYPTFGSASNPNLSPSGTGSNNPAQSGRGSPTFGSSSESSGKSLGLGSKPFGSSTGSSSGSSSGSSSGSSSGLSSGSSTGSSSGSSSGATSKSGSANNPFAWFGMGNSGQSKPGSGTGKAPSTGNSYGGTGSSFGAGRTSGSAVTQHIKDLQRLINPPGPEEKQDLSRMLG comes from the exons atgtacagcagggtgtcCAAGTCCAGACCGCATGCACAGAAGAAGATGCAGTACCGCTCAAAGGGCAAGGGCTGCGGCTACTACATGCGCattgtcttcttcttctcttcgcTCATTCAGTCTCTGATCATAGTTAGCCTCGTGCTCTTCCTGGTCTACGGTAAGACGCAGGACTCGGCGTCCACGACACGCATCCAGGACCTGGAGGAGAGCTTCAGCCGGCTCTCCATAGAGAATGTGGCCCTGAGGCTGCAGAGGAAGAACCTGACCAACTTACTCAACGCCACCCTGACGGAGAAGGCCCGCAACGACTGGGACCTGGTCAAACTCCGCTACTACTCAAACATCTCAGTGGTCTTTATCCAAGATATCGACAAAAAGCTG CAAGAGTGCCAGAGAGAGGTGTTCTATTACAAGAGCACCGCCCGATGCCCGACCACAT cagttCAAATGACGGATAACTGCAACTGTGGGCTGCTGAGTGAACGAATGAAAGCCAGGCTTGACCTTGTGGAGTCCAACTTCACACAGACAATACAGAGGATGAGGATGGAAATGGACCAGACCGCTAAAGATAGAGATACCATTAGTTTGGAGGCCATCCGTCTGCGGAGGGACAAAGCTACTCATGAAAAGGAGGTGGAGTTCTTTAGGCAAAAATGCAAAGATGACTTTGCCCAGTCCTTGAGTGGCATTTCCAATGTCTCCAAGGCTTTCCTAGAGAAGATCAGTTCCCTCTTCCCTTCGCACATCGCCTTCCAGCTCACCTGTCCCAAACAGAGGGACCACCTGGAGCAGATCCGCACCAATTGCACCAGCCTGTCCATGGAAGTGGAGGACAAGTTCCAGCGTTACCTGGATAGTGTGGGAGGACAGGTGTCAGCCATCCAGGCAGAAAGCAGCCGTCTGAAGGCAGAGAACTGGCGACTGTCTGACGACTACCGCTGGTGCACCATGAACCGCACAGGCCTGATCCAGCAGCACGGACAGAACTTGAACAAGCTTCAGCAGAAACACGACGAGGAGAAGGAAAGACTCCTGATAGACAAGATGAGGCTTAACGGAGACTTGGAAATCCTGACTCACAGtgtcaaatataaaaataaagaggTTGATCACCTTACAGAGCAAATTAAGTATCTCAACGCGTCCTGCATCCCTAAG ACAGGTTTTGTTGCAGGAGGCTCTCGGTCAGGCACACAGCCCCAGCCTGGGTGGGGCATCGGTGGTGGATCCAGCTCTGCCTCATCCAGCTCCTCTATTGGGGGTCAGCCTAGTAGGGCAGGGTCAGGGGGATTGAGTTCGAGCTTTGGCACATTTGGTTCAACATTCAATAAGCCAGCATCGAATGGGGCGGGCTCGTCAAGCTCGTCCGTCTTGTCATCCGGGTCAGGTAGCTCCCTTGGGTCAGCATTCAATAAGCCAGTATCGAATGGGGCGGGCTCTTCAAGTTTGTCCGTCTTGTCATCCGGGTTAGGTAGCTCCACTGGGTCAGGATTTAATAGGCTGGGACAAGGATCAATTGGGGCAGGCTCTTCAAGTTCGTCCGTCTTGTCATCCGGGTCAGGTAGCTCCACCGGGTCAGGATTTAATAGGCTGGGACAAGGATCAATTGGGGCAGGCTCTTCCAGTTCGTCCGTCTTGTCACCTGGGTCAGGTAGCTCCACTGGGTCAGGATTTAATAGGCTGGGACAAGGATCAATTGGGGCAGGCTCTTCCAGTTCGTCCGTCTTGTCACCTGGGTCAGGTAGCTCCACTGGGTCAGGATTTAATAGGCTGGGACAAGGATCAATTGGGGCAGGCTCTTCCAGTTCGTCCGTCTTGTCACCTGGGTCAGGTAGCTCCACTGGGTCAGGGTTCAATACTGGGGGAGGATACCCAACCTTTGGTTCAGCATCAAATCCAAATCTTAGCCCAAGTGGGACAGGTTCCAATAACCCAGCACAGAGTGGGAGAGGCTCTCCAACTTTTGGGTCATCCTCTGAGTCAAGCGGGAAAAGCTTAGGGTTAGGTTCAAAGCCTTTTGGGTCATCCACTGGTTCATCCTCTGGATCATCCTCTGGGTCATCGTCTGGTTCTTCCTCTGGGTTGTCCTCTGGTTCTTCCACTGGGTCGTCCTCTGGTTCTTCCTCTGGGGCAACGAGTAAAAGTGGGTCAGCCAACAACCCATTTGCTTGGTTTGGGATGGGTAACTCAGGACAAAGTAAGCCAGGAAGTGGAACAGGGAAAGCACCATCAACTGGGAATAGTTATGGTGGAACTGGGTCGTCATTTGGTGCAGGAAGAACAAGTGGCTCAG CAGTCACTCAGCACATTAAAGATCTGCAACGCCTGATCAACCCCCCTGGCCCAGA gGAGAAACAAGATCTCTCCAGAATGTTGGGATAG
- the plvapa gene encoding plasmalemma vesicle associated protein a isoform X3, with the protein MYSRVSKSRPHAQKKMQYRSKGKGCGYYMRIVFFFSSLIQSLIIVSLVLFLVYGKTQDSASTTRIQDLEESFSRLSIENVALRLQRKNLTNLLNATLTEKARNDWDLVKLRYYSNISVVFIQDIDKKLQECQREVFYYKSTARCPTTSVQMTDNCNCGLLSERMKARLDLVESNFTQTIQRMRMEMDQTAKDRDTISLEAIRLRRDKATHEKEVEFFRQKCKDDFAQSLSGISNVSKAFLEKISSLFPSHIAFQLTCPKQRDHLEQIRTNCTSLSMEVEDKFQRYLDSVGGQVSAIQAESSRLKAENWRLSDDYRWCTMNRTGLIQQHGQNLNKLQQKHDEEKERLLIDKMRLNGDLEILTHSVKYKNKEVDHLTEQIKYLNASCIPKTGFVAGGSRSGTQPQPGWGIGGGSSSASSSSSIGGQPSRAGSGGLSSSFGTFGSTFNKPASNGAGSSSSSVLSSGSGSSLGSAFNKPVSNGAGSSSLSVLSSGLGSSTGSGFNRLGQGSIGAGSSSSSVLSSGSGSSTGSGFNRLGQGSIGAGSSSSSVLSPGSGSSTGSGFNRLGQGSIGAGSSSSSVLSPGSGSSTGSGFNRLGQGSIGAGSSSSSVLSPGSGSSTGSGFNTGGGYPTFGSASNPNLSPSGTGSNNPAQSGRGSPTFGSSSESSGKSLGLGSKPFGSSTGSSSGSSSGSSSGSSSGLSSGSSTGSSSGSSSGATSKSGSANNPFAWFGMGNSGQSKPGSGTGKAPSTGNSYGGTGSSFGAGRTSGSVTQHIKDLQRLINPPGPEEKQDLSRMLG; encoded by the exons atgtacagcagggtgtcCAAGTCCAGACCGCATGCACAGAAGAAGATGCAGTACCGCTCAAAGGGCAAGGGCTGCGGCTACTACATGCGCattgtcttcttcttctcttcgcTCATTCAGTCTCTGATCATAGTTAGCCTCGTGCTCTTCCTGGTCTACGGTAAGACGCAGGACTCGGCGTCCACGACACGCATCCAGGACCTGGAGGAGAGCTTCAGCCGGCTCTCCATAGAGAATGTGGCCCTGAGGCTGCAGAGGAAGAACCTGACCAACTTACTCAACGCCACCCTGACGGAGAAGGCCCGCAACGACTGGGACCTGGTCAAACTCCGCTACTACTCAAACATCTCAGTGGTCTTTATCCAAGATATCGACAAAAAGCTG CAAGAGTGCCAGAGAGAGGTGTTCTATTACAAGAGCACCGCCCGATGCCCGACCACAT cagttCAAATGACGGATAACTGCAACTGTGGGCTGCTGAGTGAACGAATGAAAGCCAGGCTTGACCTTGTGGAGTCCAACTTCACACAGACAATACAGAGGATGAGGATGGAAATGGACCAGACCGCTAAAGATAGAGATACCATTAGTTTGGAGGCCATCCGTCTGCGGAGGGACAAAGCTACTCATGAAAAGGAGGTGGAGTTCTTTAGGCAAAAATGCAAAGATGACTTTGCCCAGTCCTTGAGTGGCATTTCCAATGTCTCCAAGGCTTTCCTAGAGAAGATCAGTTCCCTCTTCCCTTCGCACATCGCCTTCCAGCTCACCTGTCCCAAACAGAGGGACCACCTGGAGCAGATCCGCACCAATTGCACCAGCCTGTCCATGGAAGTGGAGGACAAGTTCCAGCGTTACCTGGATAGTGTGGGAGGACAGGTGTCAGCCATCCAGGCAGAAAGCAGCCGTCTGAAGGCAGAGAACTGGCGACTGTCTGACGACTACCGCTGGTGCACCATGAACCGCACAGGCCTGATCCAGCAGCACGGACAGAACTTGAACAAGCTTCAGCAGAAACACGACGAGGAGAAGGAAAGACTCCTGATAGACAAGATGAGGCTTAACGGAGACTTGGAAATCCTGACTCACAGtgtcaaatataaaaataaagaggTTGATCACCTTACAGAGCAAATTAAGTATCTCAACGCGTCCTGCATCCCTAAG ACAGGTTTTGTTGCAGGAGGCTCTCGGTCAGGCACACAGCCCCAGCCTGGGTGGGGCATCGGTGGTGGATCCAGCTCTGCCTCATCCAGCTCCTCTATTGGGGGTCAGCCTAGTAGGGCAGGGTCAGGGGGATTGAGTTCGAGCTTTGGCACATTTGGTTCAACATTCAATAAGCCAGCATCGAATGGGGCGGGCTCGTCAAGCTCGTCCGTCTTGTCATCCGGGTCAGGTAGCTCCCTTGGGTCAGCATTCAATAAGCCAGTATCGAATGGGGCGGGCTCTTCAAGTTTGTCCGTCTTGTCATCCGGGTTAGGTAGCTCCACTGGGTCAGGATTTAATAGGCTGGGACAAGGATCAATTGGGGCAGGCTCTTCAAGTTCGTCCGTCTTGTCATCCGGGTCAGGTAGCTCCACCGGGTCAGGATTTAATAGGCTGGGACAAGGATCAATTGGGGCAGGCTCTTCCAGTTCGTCCGTCTTGTCACCTGGGTCAGGTAGCTCCACTGGGTCAGGATTTAATAGGCTGGGACAAGGATCAATTGGGGCAGGCTCTTCCAGTTCGTCCGTCTTGTCACCTGGGTCAGGTAGCTCCACTGGGTCAGGATTTAATAGGCTGGGACAAGGATCAATTGGGGCAGGCTCTTCCAGTTCGTCCGTCTTGTCACCTGGGTCAGGTAGCTCCACTGGGTCAGGGTTCAATACTGGGGGAGGATACCCAACCTTTGGTTCAGCATCAAATCCAAATCTTAGCCCAAGTGGGACAGGTTCCAATAACCCAGCACAGAGTGGGAGAGGCTCTCCAACTTTTGGGTCATCCTCTGAGTCAAGCGGGAAAAGCTTAGGGTTAGGTTCAAAGCCTTTTGGGTCATCCACTGGTTCATCCTCTGGATCATCCTCTGGGTCATCGTCTGGTTCTTCCTCTGGGTTGTCCTCTGGTTCTTCCACTGGGTCGTCCTCTGGTTCTTCCTCTGGGGCAACGAGTAAAAGTGGGTCAGCCAACAACCCATTTGCTTGGTTTGGGATGGGTAACTCAGGACAAAGTAAGCCAGGAAGTGGAACAGGGAAAGCACCATCAACTGGGAATAGTTATGGTGGAACTGGGTCGTCATTTGGTGCAGGAAGAACAAGTGGCTCAG TCACTCAGCACATTAAAGATCTGCAACGCCTGATCAACCCCCCTGGCCCAGA gGAGAAACAAGATCTCTCCAGAATGTTGGGATAG
- the plvapa gene encoding plasmalemma vesicle associated protein a isoform X2: MYSRVSKSRPHAQKKMQYRSKGKGCGYYMRIVFFFSSLIQSLIIVSLVLFLVYGKTQDSASTTRIQDLEESFSRLSIENVALRLQRKNLTNLLNATLTEKARNDWDLVKLRYYSNISVVFIQDIDKKLQECQREVFYYKSTARCPTTFQMTDNCNCGLLSERMKARLDLVESNFTQTIQRMRMEMDQTAKDRDTISLEAIRLRRDKATHEKEVEFFRQKCKDDFAQSLSGISNVSKAFLEKISSLFPSHIAFQLTCPKQRDHLEQIRTNCTSLSMEVEDKFQRYLDSVGGQVSAIQAESSRLKAENWRLSDDYRWCTMNRTGLIQQHGQNLNKLQQKHDEEKERLLIDKMRLNGDLEILTHSVKYKNKEVDHLTEQIKYLNASCIPKTGFVAGGSRSGTQPQPGWGIGGGSSSASSSSSIGGQPSRAGSGGLSSSFGTFGSTFNKPASNGAGSSSSSVLSSGSGSSLGSAFNKPVSNGAGSSSLSVLSSGLGSSTGSGFNRLGQGSIGAGSSSSSVLSSGSGSSTGSGFNRLGQGSIGAGSSSSSVLSPGSGSSTGSGFNRLGQGSIGAGSSSSSVLSPGSGSSTGSGFNRLGQGSIGAGSSSSSVLSPGSGSSTGSGFNTGGGYPTFGSASNPNLSPSGTGSNNPAQSGRGSPTFGSSSESSGKSLGLGSKPFGSSTGSSSGSSSGSSSGSSSGLSSGSSTGSSSGSSSGATSKSGSANNPFAWFGMGNSGQSKPGSGTGKAPSTGNSYGGTGSSFGAGRTSGSAVTQHIKDLQRLINPPGPEEKQDLSRMLG, from the exons atgtacagcagggtgtcCAAGTCCAGACCGCATGCACAGAAGAAGATGCAGTACCGCTCAAAGGGCAAGGGCTGCGGCTACTACATGCGCattgtcttcttcttctcttcgcTCATTCAGTCTCTGATCATAGTTAGCCTCGTGCTCTTCCTGGTCTACGGTAAGACGCAGGACTCGGCGTCCACGACACGCATCCAGGACCTGGAGGAGAGCTTCAGCCGGCTCTCCATAGAGAATGTGGCCCTGAGGCTGCAGAGGAAGAACCTGACCAACTTACTCAACGCCACCCTGACGGAGAAGGCCCGCAACGACTGGGACCTGGTCAAACTCCGCTACTACTCAAACATCTCAGTGGTCTTTATCCAAGATATCGACAAAAAGCTG CAAGAGTGCCAGAGAGAGGTGTTCTATTACAAGAGCACCGCCCGATGCCCGACCACAT ttCAAATGACGGATAACTGCAACTGTGGGCTGCTGAGTGAACGAATGAAAGCCAGGCTTGACCTTGTGGAGTCCAACTTCACACAGACAATACAGAGGATGAGGATGGAAATGGACCAGACCGCTAAAGATAGAGATACCATTAGTTTGGAGGCCATCCGTCTGCGGAGGGACAAAGCTACTCATGAAAAGGAGGTGGAGTTCTTTAGGCAAAAATGCAAAGATGACTTTGCCCAGTCCTTGAGTGGCATTTCCAATGTCTCCAAGGCTTTCCTAGAGAAGATCAGTTCCCTCTTCCCTTCGCACATCGCCTTCCAGCTCACCTGTCCCAAACAGAGGGACCACCTGGAGCAGATCCGCACCAATTGCACCAGCCTGTCCATGGAAGTGGAGGACAAGTTCCAGCGTTACCTGGATAGTGTGGGAGGACAGGTGTCAGCCATCCAGGCAGAAAGCAGCCGTCTGAAGGCAGAGAACTGGCGACTGTCTGACGACTACCGCTGGTGCACCATGAACCGCACAGGCCTGATCCAGCAGCACGGACAGAACTTGAACAAGCTTCAGCAGAAACACGACGAGGAGAAGGAAAGACTCCTGATAGACAAGATGAGGCTTAACGGAGACTTGGAAATCCTGACTCACAGtgtcaaatataaaaataaagaggTTGATCACCTTACAGAGCAAATTAAGTATCTCAACGCGTCCTGCATCCCTAAG ACAGGTTTTGTTGCAGGAGGCTCTCGGTCAGGCACACAGCCCCAGCCTGGGTGGGGCATCGGTGGTGGATCCAGCTCTGCCTCATCCAGCTCCTCTATTGGGGGTCAGCCTAGTAGGGCAGGGTCAGGGGGATTGAGTTCGAGCTTTGGCACATTTGGTTCAACATTCAATAAGCCAGCATCGAATGGGGCGGGCTCGTCAAGCTCGTCCGTCTTGTCATCCGGGTCAGGTAGCTCCCTTGGGTCAGCATTCAATAAGCCAGTATCGAATGGGGCGGGCTCTTCAAGTTTGTCCGTCTTGTCATCCGGGTTAGGTAGCTCCACTGGGTCAGGATTTAATAGGCTGGGACAAGGATCAATTGGGGCAGGCTCTTCAAGTTCGTCCGTCTTGTCATCCGGGTCAGGTAGCTCCACCGGGTCAGGATTTAATAGGCTGGGACAAGGATCAATTGGGGCAGGCTCTTCCAGTTCGTCCGTCTTGTCACCTGGGTCAGGTAGCTCCACTGGGTCAGGATTTAATAGGCTGGGACAAGGATCAATTGGGGCAGGCTCTTCCAGTTCGTCCGTCTTGTCACCTGGGTCAGGTAGCTCCACTGGGTCAGGATTTAATAGGCTGGGACAAGGATCAATTGGGGCAGGCTCTTCCAGTTCGTCCGTCTTGTCACCTGGGTCAGGTAGCTCCACTGGGTCAGGGTTCAATACTGGGGGAGGATACCCAACCTTTGGTTCAGCATCAAATCCAAATCTTAGCCCAAGTGGGACAGGTTCCAATAACCCAGCACAGAGTGGGAGAGGCTCTCCAACTTTTGGGTCATCCTCTGAGTCAAGCGGGAAAAGCTTAGGGTTAGGTTCAAAGCCTTTTGGGTCATCCACTGGTTCATCCTCTGGATCATCCTCTGGGTCATCGTCTGGTTCTTCCTCTGGGTTGTCCTCTGGTTCTTCCACTGGGTCGTCCTCTGGTTCTTCCTCTGGGGCAACGAGTAAAAGTGGGTCAGCCAACAACCCATTTGCTTGGTTTGGGATGGGTAACTCAGGACAAAGTAAGCCAGGAAGTGGAACAGGGAAAGCACCATCAACTGGGAATAGTTATGGTGGAACTGGGTCGTCATTTGGTGCAGGAAGAACAAGTGGCTCAG CAGTCACTCAGCACATTAAAGATCTGCAACGCCTGATCAACCCCCCTGGCCCAGA gGAGAAACAAGATCTCTCCAGAATGTTGGGATAG